In Oenanthe melanoleuca isolate GR-GAL-2019-014 chromosome 19, OMel1.0, whole genome shotgun sequence, a genomic segment contains:
- the RNFT1 gene encoding E3 ubiquitin-protein ligase RNFT1 isoform X1, which produces MRRHKLEKPPGAHRTMQADCSHLHGIQGSGDGSSSAGLPGESSCHPSSGDVRIQLSSSAGESRDNAASRASRPGSQSRSHGHAHGEAAGLEDAAPEPEEQGGNSLSELRYLLQWLHKSLPYLLILCVKLLMQHLTGISLGIGLLTTYAYANKSIVNQVFLRERCSKLQCTWLLLYLSGSSLLLYYTFHSQSLYHSLIFLSPTVDFMNFWEVLWIVGVTDFILKFLFMGLKCFILLVPSFIMSFKSKGYWYMLLEELCQYYRMFVPIPVWFRYLIAYGELDTALGWTLGILLGLLYLILKLLSFFGQWRNFRQVLRIFFTRPHYGVPASKRQCSESDDICSICQAEFQKPVLLICQHIFCEECISLWFNREKTCPLCRTVISDHVNKWKDGATSMHLQIF; this is translated from the exons ATGAG GAGACACAAATTAGAAAAACCTCCAGGAGCACACCGCACCATGCAAGCCGACTGCTCCCATCTGCACGGTATCCAGGGCAGCGGCGACGGCTCCTCCTCGGCCGGGCTGCCGGGAGAGAGCTCCTGCCACCCCAGCAGCGGCGATGTGCGCATCCAGCTGAGCTCCAGCGCCGGGGAATCCAGGGACAACGCCGCCTCCCGAGCCTCCAGGCCCGGCTCCCAGAGCCGCTCCCACGGGCACGCCcatggggaggctgcagggctggaggatgCTGCTCCGGAGCCcgaggagcagggagggaactCGCTGTCCGAGCTGCGGTAcctcctgcagtggctgcacaAGAGCCTGCCCTACCTGCTGATCCTGTGTGTCAAACTCCTCATGCAGCACCTAACTG GCATTTCTCTTGGAATTGGGCTGCTAACAACTTATGCGTATGCAAACAAAAGCATAGTAAATCAGGTTTTTCTCAGA GAACGGTGCTCCAAGTTGCAGTGCACTTGGTTACTACTCTACCTAAGTGGATCATCTCTCCTCTTGTATTACACCTTCCACTCTCAGTCCCTGTATCACAG CTTAATCTTCTTAAGCCCCACTGTGGATTTTATGAACTTTTGGGAGGTGCTTTGGATTGTTGGAGTCACAGACTTTATTCTGAAATTCCTCTTCATGGGCTTGAAGTGCTTTATTCTCCTGGTGCCTTCTTTTATCATGTCCTTTAAATCCAAG GGCTACTGGTACATGCTGTTAGAAGAACTCTGCCAGTATTACCGTATgtttgtccccatcccagtttgGTTCCGTTACCTCATCGCCTATGGGGAGCTGGACACTGCCCTGGGATGGACCCTTGGCATTCTGCTGGGCCTGCTCTACCTCATCCTCAAG CTCTTGAGCTTTTTTGGACAATGGAGAAACTTCAGGCAGGTCTTACGGATATTTTTTACACGCCCA cacTATGGGGTGCCAGCCAGCAAGAGACAGTGCTCTGAATCTGATGATATTTGTTCCATTTGCCAAGCTGAATTTCAGAAGCCTGTTCTGCTGATCTGTCAG CACATATTTTGTGAAGAATGCATCTCTTTATGGTTTAATAGAGAAAAAACCTGTCCACTCTGCAGAACTGTTATTTCAGACCATGTTAACAAGTGGAAGGATGGAGCCACATCCATGCATCTCCAGATTTTCTAA